The proteins below are encoded in one region of Takifugu rubripes chromosome 1, fTakRub1.2, whole genome shotgun sequence:
- the LOC105416874 gene encoding uncharacterized protein isoform X2: MKLSGFLLVLSVSCCAARGSELGVGGEADGVNASDSSNLTQILENWRSSIMAEVKDLLLHHHHAVLPDYSRIPPMSQSLENLEQEFSEIRGDVDGLKVTFSSFGDLLGKLGSARNVSHTSELRATFEGFKDLLKKLRSGRKLPHKPGGMDRQPRRKGTIVRRRKPVTNTGLGTRTHTHKYVQRPRLRLPAGRVQRNFSPHKPVRRS; the protein is encoded by the exons ATGAAGCTCTCCGGATTCCTCTTGGTCCTCTCCGTGAGTTGCTGCGCCGCCCGGGGATCCGAGCTGGGCGTCGGGGGAGAAG CGGACGGAGTCAACGCCAGCGACTCCTCCAACCTCACGCAGATTTTGGAAAACTGGCGATCTTCCATCATGGCGGAGGTCAAagatctgctgctgcaccaccacCACGCGGTGCTGCCCGATTACTCGCG GATTCCACCGATGTCGCAATCCCTGGAGAACCTCGAACAAGAGTTCAGCGAGATCAGAGGGGACGTGGATGGGCTGAAGGTCACCTTCAGCAGCTTTGGAGACCTCCTGGGGAAACTGGGCTCGGCCAGGAACGTGTCCCACACCTCCGAGCTCCGGGCCACCTTCGAGGGCTTTAAAGACCTCCTGAAAAAGCTCCGCTCTGGGAGGAAGCTCCCCCACAAGCCAGGAGGGATGGACAGACAACCCCGGAGGAAGGGCACCATCGTCAGGAGAAGGAAACCTGTGACCAACACGGGTCTGGGGACTCGAACTCACACCCACAAATATGTGCAAAGGCCAAGATTGAGGCTTCCGGCTGGTAGAGTGCAAAGAAACTTTTCACCAC ATAAGCCCGTCCGGAGGTCCTGA
- the LOC105416874 gene encoding uncharacterized protein isoform X1 produces MKLSGFLLVLSVSCCAARGSELGVGGEADGVNASDSSNLTQILENWRSSIMAEVKDLLLHHHHAVLPDYSRIPPMSQSLENLEQEFSEIRGDVDGLKVTFSSFGDLLGKLGSARNVSHTSELRATFEGFKDLLKKLRSGRKLPHKPGGMDRQPRRKGTIVRRRKPVTNTGLGTRTHTHKYVQRPRLRLPAGRVQRNFSPRTCDLVPFSSLCSFILLTLSFSII; encoded by the exons ATGAAGCTCTCCGGATTCCTCTTGGTCCTCTCCGTGAGTTGCTGCGCCGCCCGGGGATCCGAGCTGGGCGTCGGGGGAGAAG CGGACGGAGTCAACGCCAGCGACTCCTCCAACCTCACGCAGATTTTGGAAAACTGGCGATCTTCCATCATGGCGGAGGTCAAagatctgctgctgcaccaccacCACGCGGTGCTGCCCGATTACTCGCG GATTCCACCGATGTCGCAATCCCTGGAGAACCTCGAACAAGAGTTCAGCGAGATCAGAGGGGACGTGGATGGGCTGAAGGTCACCTTCAGCAGCTTTGGAGACCTCCTGGGGAAACTGGGCTCGGCCAGGAACGTGTCCCACACCTCCGAGCTCCGGGCCACCTTCGAGGGCTTTAAAGACCTCCTGAAAAAGCTCCGCTCTGGGAGGAAGCTCCCCCACAAGCCAGGAGGGATGGACAGACAACCCCGGAGGAAGGGCACCATCGTCAGGAGAAGGAAACCTGTGACCAACACGGGTCTGGGGACTCGAACTCACACCCACAAATATGTGCAAAGGCCAAGATTGAGGCTTCCGGCTGGTAGAGTGCAAAGAAACTTTTCACCACGTACGTGCGACCTTGTTCCCTTTTCCTCGCTCTGTTCCTTCATCCTCTTGACTTTGTCCTTTTCCATAATTTAG
- the nploc4 gene encoding nuclear protein localization protein 4 homolog produces MTDNIIIRVQSPDGMKKIPSTKRETAAAFLKKVAKEFGFNTNGFSVYQNRNKTGEIISQNKSLGLLKIKHGDMLFLFPSGAPSSSGEVMDTTTPHSSSSVPSISSPSSSSLIPRSVSSPQVQEDEIDQYLAKQDGKIYRNKDPQLCHHGALGKCVHCVPLEPFDEDYLNHLDPPVKHMSFHAYLRKLTGGADKGKFAALENISCKIKAGCEGHPPWPEGICTKCQPSAITLNRQKYRHVDNIMFENHTIADRFLDFWRKTGNQRMGYLYGRYTEHKDIPLGIRAEVAAIYEPPQNATQNSLELIDDPKAAAVDEIAAKLGLCKVGWIFTDLLSEDMRIGTVCYSRNKDSHYLSAEECITAGYFQNLHSNPCRLSRDGYFGSKFVTVVATGGPDNQVHFEGYQVSNQCMALVRDECLLPCKDAPELGFAKESSPEQYVPDVFYKDTDKFGNDVTFLARPLPVEYLIIDITTTFPKDPQYTFSSAQRFPIENRDILGETQNFHSLSTYLSQCTSTAFLGIVSDFHLLLFLVTNEVMPLRDSIGLLLDAVRTSNEDLAQTWKKFEEWATIEQLCSTVGGQPSSSLGYEAMGGPSVPSSSSAMWSCLHCTFMNQPGTEHCEMCSLPRS; encoded by the exons ATGACAGATAATATT ATCATCAGGGTCCAATCCCCAGATGGGATGAAGAAAATTCCTTCCACCAAGagggaaacagctgctgcttttctaAAGAAG GTAGCCAAAGAGTTTGGGTTTAACACCAACGGATTCTCTGTTTACCAAAACCGCAACAAGACCGGAGAGATCATCTCCCAGAACAAGAGTCTGGGCCTGCTCAAAATTAA GCATGGCGACATGCTATTTCTTTTCCCTTCAGgagctccttcctcctcagggGAGGTGATGGACACGACCACCCCGCACTCATCTTCATCAGTACCGTCTATCTCATCCCCCTCTTCGTCCTCCCTGATCCCTCGTTCGGTCTCGTCACCCCAGGTCCAGGAGGACGAGATCGATCAGTATTTGGCCAAACAAGATGGCAAAATCTACAGGAACAAAGATCCCCAGCT ATGTCACCATGGCGCCCTTGGAAAATGTGTGCACTGTGTACCATTAGAG CCTTTTGATGAAGACTACCTGAATCACCTCGACCCTCCCGTGAAGCACATGTCATTCCACGCGTATCTCCGCAAGCTGACCGGAGGAGCCGACAA GGGAAAGTTTGCAGCGTTGGAGAACATCAGCTGTAAGATCAAGGCGGGCTGCGAGGGCCATCCTCCCTGGCCAGAGGGAATCTGCACCAAGTGTCAGCCCAGCGCCATCACACTGAACAGACAG AAATACAGACACGTGGACAACATCATGTTTGAGAACCACACCATCGCTGACCGCTTCTTGGACTTCTGGAGGAAGACGGGGAATCAGAGGATGGGATACCTGTATGGGAGATACACTGAGCACAAAGACATCCCTCTGGGCATCAGAGCTGAGGTGGCAGCCATCTATGAGCCTCCACAG AATGCCACTCAGAACAGCCTGGAACTGATCGACGATCCTAAAGCAGCAGCCGTGGATGAAATCGCAGCTAAACTGGGCCTCTGCAAG GTGGGGTGGATCTTCACCGACCTTCTCTCTGAGGACATGAGGATAGGAACTGTCTGTTACTCCAGGAACAAG GATTCACACTACCTGAGCGCAGAGGAGTGCATCACGGCAGGATACTTCCAGAACCTTCATTCAAACCCCTGCAGGCTCTCCCGCGATGGTTATTTTGGCTCCAAATTTGTCACCGTTGTAGCAACAG gtggtcCAGACAACCAGGTTCACTTCGAAGGGTATCAGGTGTCGAACCAGTGCATGGCTTTGGTCCGAGACGAGTGCCTACTTCCCTGCAAAGACGCTCCTGAGCTGGGCTTCGCTAAAGAGTCCAGCCCTGAGCAGTACGTACCAGACGTCTTCTACAAG GACACGGACAAATTTGGAAATGATGTGACATTTTTAGCCCGACCTCTCCCTGTGGAGTACCTCATCATAGAC atAACCACCACTTTTCCGAAGGACCCTCAGTACACCTTTTCCTCCGCACAGCGCTTCCCCATCGAGAACCGAGACATTCTGGGAGAAACACAA AATTTCCACAGTTTGTCGACGTACCTGTCCCAGTGCACCTCCACAGCATTCCTGGGCATCGTCTCGGACTTCCATttactcctcttcctcgtcaccAATGAAGTCATGCCTCTGAGA GACAGCATCGGCCTGCTCTTGGACGCTGTGAGGACTTCAAATGAAGATTTGGCACAGACCTGGAAGAAATTCGAGGAGTGGGCCACCATCGAGCAGCTGTGCA GTACCGTCGGCGGGCAGCCCTCCAGCTCCCTGGGTTACGAGGCCATGGGGGGCCCCTcggttccctcctcctcctccgccatgTGGTCCTGCCTCCACTGCACGTTCATGAACCAGCCTGGAACAGAGCACTGTGAAATGTGCAGCCTACCCCGCAGTtaa
- the pde6gb gene encoding phosphodiesterase 6G, cGMP-specific, rod, gamma, paralog b, translating to MNLEPKAEIKSATRVSGGPATPRKGPPKFKQRQTRQFKSKPPKKGVQGFGDDIPGMEGLGTDITVICPWEAFNHLELHELAQYGII from the exons ATGAACCTCGAGCCCAAAGCTGAGATCAAATCAGCCACCCGTGTCAGTGGGGGCCCGGCCACCCCGCGTAAAGGACCTCCCAAGTTCAAGCAGAGGCAGACGCGCCAGTTCAAGAGCAAGCCCCCGAAGAAGGGAGTCCAAGG CTTTGGTGATGATATCCCAGGAATGGAGGGTTTAGGAACAG ATATCACCGTCATTTGCCCCTGGGAGGCCTTCAATCACCTGGAGCTGCACGAGCTGGCTCAGTACGGCATCATCTGA